atatatgttaactgttaacataggcatgttcgatttgagccaataatacgtatgttaatagttaacgtaGCTATGTTATATGTCAAATAgctgtatgttaatagttaacatatggCTGCCCTTTACGATGTTTCATAGACTTTATGAAGtaatcagataaaaattattagacacacttgtatgaattttattaatgctgagtaACTTTACAGTGATgtaatgtcaaaattcaaaattttgtctttcatctgccttttgggtctaaataccagatctgatattctagagataaaataatgagTGTGATTCCAGCCGATTCAGCAGCCtctggcatttccaaaaaggtATATGTCAACTAGTTTATCACTattagttcaaaagttattggaaaaatacaaatctgaaaaatgaataattacgATATGATGTTTAACACACTACtgaatttttctaataacttTTAAACTAATAGTGATAAACTAGTTGATATATACCTTTTAACATTATATCATTCCATAGGCACTTTGCATGCTTCCTTAGGTATATTCAGTTGCTTTTGttctattattaatgatttattgattattcatgataaataaaccctcaagcatattttttgtatgaaagaggatatgttaactattaacgTACAGATATTTTCCGCAatattatgtatgtatactatagaaatctatagtatacatacaaactgtttttgttttgtatagaatatttgtaaGATGTACACGAATATATTAGCAATCATTGCTCCTAATGTGTGTACATGTTTACGGCAATGTTATCGTTCTCTCAGTGTAGGCATACGAGTGCCAAAGCGCGGGAGATCGATTATTGCACGTAGGAACTTTGTCGTCGTCGCCCCCGATTCAAGATACAGAACCGGGACTGTGTGTTTTACTTGCGCAATTCTTACTCCGCAGTTACCTATTCGTCGCTGGCCACGTGTCCAAGGGAACGAGCTTTTACGCTGAAGCCGGATTTGTGGGTATACAGAGGCTTAGGTAGATCTAAGCGTTGGGTGAAAAATTATTGTCATGGAGAATGATGTCGTAGCGTGTAAGCCCTTAATTTTaagacaaaaatataaaagtatgtATACAACGACGCCCGCGATATATTCTTATATATAGTGACTATGAAAGGCCGATTATCGGGAATCGAGTCGCGATTGAAAAATATGcattattcataatttttatttacaacaaGTGTTGTGCCAGGAAAACGAATGGTTTCCGAAAGCTTTAGTCTCGTGTGGGTGGTCCACCAGAAGATATGGGTCAGAAATCCGCTGACCAATGTCAGGACTCAGGCCAAAAGGCTGACGAGATCAGAGGCGATGATTTGGAGGTGGTTCTTCGAAAACTATCCAGAGAGGGGTAATGTTCGAGGGAGATGTTTAAAGAGCTGCGCGACACGCGCTCTGCTCAGTCGACGTCCTGGCCTCGCTACGACGAAGGTAAtcttatttctttttattaaactgACACTCTCATTGACCACAGTTTTTGATCCCAGCTTAGTCGTTTACACATGCCGCAAATACTGAACACTTTATTGGGCCTGCGCGTGAACGATAATCCTGAGTAACTAAACCGATGTGGAGTCGTGCATCAATATATCTAGTTGAAGTTCCATGGCTTTGAGATCAGTCAAGGTTACGTAAACTGACGTATTTTAATTAGAAGTTTGTTTTTGATGGTAAAATATTATGACAACACTTGTCTAAAGATTATTCACGTCATTGGCACTTGAGTCGAGCCACGCACAGACTTAGTTAGTTTACGCAGTTGCGAGCGTAACATGGAACTGCTCCTTCTTTTCGCGTTACTTCTTTTCGTTCTCTACTTTTACCTCAAGTACGTGGTGTACGATGTTTGGCGTCGGGCGGGAATTCCTCACGACAGACCTTCGATACCCCTTGGAACTTTGCCTTTGGACTATATTCGAAGGAAAGCCACCTTAGGTCAGTTATCAAAATGCACTTGACGAGAGGTGATTCCAATCAAACGTTTTTTGAAATGCACCATTTCAAAAacatttcatcagaatcaccTGTCTCATGGTAAACTTGCTCAGCACGTTTGTACTCGTATACGCAGGATCGATTCTAACGAACAGTTACAAAAGGTACAAAAGGTTTCCTCTTCACGGTGTCTACGTGATCTACAAGCCAGTCCTTGTCATCACCGATCCCAAGATCATTCAGCTGGTGCTGGTGAAGGATTGCAACATTTTTCTAGATCGTGGCTTCTACGCCGATCCGGAAAAAGACTTGATATCTCTCAGTTTAGCGAGAGTCAATGGCGAAAGATGGAGAATACTGCGACGTCAATTGTCTTCGTCTTTCGCaccgaaaaaaattaagttcaTGTTTCTCATGGTGAAGGAATTTTGTGAACGACTTATCGAAATCTACGAAGATGAACTTCGAGAGTCCGACGTTGTCAGGATCGACGAATTGACCTCAAGGTTCAGAACTTTTTCCTGTAAAATTTACACGTattgtatgttttttttacattcgTGCAGAATCAGAGATGATTGTTTTTAGGTTTACCATAGACTGCGCATTCGCAACGTTGTTCGGCTTTAATTGCAACCTACTGAAGAATCCTGACAACGACTTTTACAAGTATGGCAAACAAAGCAATGAGCAAGGTGTAATTTACAGTATTATTAGCTTTTTCCTTCCGGAACTGGCAGCTTTGTGCCGAATTCCCAAAGTCAGGAGGGACACCAACTCGTTCTTCGAACGCTTCTTCGAGAACATGATAGACTgtcagaagaagaagaatatgGCGGAAAATAATCTTCTGGGCGCGATGATGCAGTTGATGAAAGGTGGATCGAATCGTGAGCGTAAGTATCTAAGGA
The sequence above is a segment of the Nasonia vitripennis strain AsymCx chromosome 3, Nvit_psr_1.1, whole genome shotgun sequence genome. Coding sequences within it:
- the CYP6CK3 gene encoding cytochrome P450 6CK3, with the protein product MELLLLFALLLFVLYFYLKYVVYDVWRRAGIPHDRPSIPLGTLPLDYIRRKATLGSILTNSYKRYKRFPLHGVYVIYKPVLVITDPKIIQLVLVKDCNIFLDRGFYADPEKDLISLSLARVNGERWRILRRQLSSSFAPKKIKFMFLMVKEFCERLIEIYEDELRESDVVRIDELTSRFTIDCAFATLFGFNCNLLKNPDNDFYKYGKQSNEQGVIYSIISFFLPELAALCRIPKVRRDTNSFFERFFENMIDCQKKKNMAENNLLGAMMQLMKGGSNRELDENTKLTTQEAAAQLVTFFAPSQGMPAFVIIHCLYELSLNPEVQERLYKEIYETACRSEELTYRTLSELSYLNLVLQETLRKHTPLPVLNRIAIEDFSIPDSDIVIRKNTRIAISTHGLHHDPDIYPDPEKFDPTRFTPENKAKRHSSTYLPFGTGPRFCIGKQQGILIPKLALFYLLLNYKFSVCDNTPANLEYLPEHLILILKNEIYLRIEKRKELDHVHQPDFR